The DNA sequence CAACTACATTTTCTTCGAAGTCATATACTGTCTTGTCAGGAAGAGTTACTGAGGTATGATTCAGACTGATTTCTGAAATGCAGTCCATTTAATTTCTGTTATTTGTTTGTGTTTTCTGTTAGTATAGTGTGCCTGAGGTCATGCTTTCGTATGTCAGTAGCTTGTATTCATGACCATTCATTTTACAGTGGGCTAATGGAAAGGCTGGATATGTGATCCGAAGAGCAAATGATTCATGGACACAAGAAAAATGGAGTGCTTCGGTAGTGCAATTAGAGCGTAATACATGGATTCTCGAGTATAAGAGAAGTTTCGTAACAGAGAATGCAAGATTGCTTCCAGCAGTTTTAGAGTTCTTGAAGTTAAAGATTACCAGGCTACTGCGAAAAAATGAATCAGGAGTTCTGGTGGTTGTCTATTCAAGGCAGCCAGTTTAAAAGAAGAGTCAGGAAAGTTTCAATGTCCCAACTTGAGAATTATTTATAAGATGATAGGAAATGAGAGTGCTCCTGGACCCTGGTCTTCTCACAATTGAGGCATCTAGTTCTCATTTCTGATAGTCTTTGCTAGAATTACAGAGCCTATCTGAGTTTCTTTTGTACTCTCGTAGCTCAAAATTAACAACTTGAATATATCTCATATTTTGTTCTGTTCATTCATATCTGTCATAGTGTCATATAATTTGTGCAACACTATGGTTTGATTGCTGAACTTGTGAAATTTTCAGTTGAATGGTGAAAGTTGAATGTGTGATAGCTAAACTTGTCAAATTATCATTATAAAGTGTTGAATGTAGTGAAAGTTATCAATAGAAAGTGTTGAATGTTCAGACACACAAAGCTTGCTTCAATCTGTACTTTCATATGTATTATAAACAACCATTAAGGATTACCAGTAGTCATTACATGAACAAACACCATTTTTATAATGATGAAATCTAGTTCTATCTCTGACAACAATTTCCGTCTTATACACGTCTGATACAAGCTTCATGAAAGTATGACAGTCCTCACATATCCTGAGGTTCTTGATAATATGAATGCATGTCCCAGTTTTCCCTGGACAACAGCCCATAAGAGAGTGCCAATTTTTCACTATGCCACAACACTGCTTCCtttttttcttcttcatctaAATTAGTCAATACATTGGAGGTAATCGGTGTATAACCTATTCGCTTTACGTCAGTGACTACCTCATTTAGCTTTGTGTAGATCTCATCTGATTGTTTATGGTACTTGTCTGCTGTCAAAAACTCGTGGACTTCGTTGTTTAGCTCAATCCTACTAGTTCCCCGTTCCTTTGATATACCTTTGTGTTTCATTAACTGCCTCACCTCTCCGACACTGTGCCATTGTTTTTCTTTGGCataaatatttgataagaggaCATGGGCACCGTCATGATCAGGGTCTAGCTTCAGAAGCTGTTTTGCAGCAAACTCCCCCAATTCAAACTCACCATGTACTTTACAAGCAGACATAAGGGATCCCCAAATTACAACATTTGGAGCAAAAGGCATACTCTCTATAAGCTGGAGAGCTTCCCTAAGAAGATTAGCACGGACCATAGAGATCTACCATGCAACCATAGTGTTCGTGCTTCGGTGTTATGCCATACTCATCCACCATTGATGCAAAAAGCTTTATACCTTCCTCTAACCAATCCTGCATGGCTACATGCATATAAAACACCAACAAATGTCACTCCATTGGGCTCAACATTTTCAGACTTCATCTGATGAAATATCTTTAGGGCATTAATGGCATCCCCGTGCATAGCTAATGCAGAGATCATAGTAGTCCAAGTTATGACATTTTTTCGTCGCATGTGAACAAAAACTTCTCTTGCATCCTCAAGACTTCCACACTTGGCATACATATCGATAAGGGCATTATTTATTGGCAAAACATCCCCAAATCTATTTCTTTTGACAAATTCGTCGATCCATCTAGCCTGATCCAGTGCTCCTACATTTGCACCAGCTGAAATAACACTTAACATGGTCACATGATCAGGATATATTCCGGAGTCTTGCATTTCACCAAATAACTTTATAGCTTCTTGAGGCGCATCACTCTCCGCATAACCAGAAATCATCGCACTCCAGCAGATCAAATCCTTTTTTGCCATCTGACCAAAGATCGCGCGGGCCAAATCAACCTGTCCCTGTTTTGAATACCCTGAAACCATAGCAGTTGAAGCAACTACATTCTTCGGATTCAACTTATCAAACATATCCTGAGCCAAGTCCATAGAACCACAACACGCATACATAGTAACAAGGGTGCTCTGCGTACGATAATCAATCATGACATTATCATCAACAATTATTTTGTGAATAGCTTTCCCAAACTCCAAATTACCCGCACGACCACAAGCAGAAAGAATAGTCGAAAACAATTTCACATCCGCCTCAATATTACACCTCTTCATCTCTTCCAAAAGTAACACCACTTCATCAAACAATCCACTCTTGCAGTACCTGCTCAACATTCAAACAAACACGTCACaaaattattaaaactaaaaataaaataggAGTAAATTACAGAGTAGTGACCTTAGTTTACACCGAACTTCAAAAAAGTTGCCAAATTTTCAAGTTCGCTAATTAATGGCCAACTTTAGTTTCCGCCTTCTAAAAAATTAGCTCCCATGGTAAGATTTTATTTCAACATTTCAAAAGAATACCTCCCTTCCACCTTCACAAAAGTTAGTAGTACATATTTAAAAGAATTTACGAACTTCAAAACTTAACaacatttttaaaaattcagTAACGTACAGGCCACCACTCTGCAATTTACTCTAAAAATTAAAAACACACAAACAGTAAACCATTCCGAACAATACCCATCAATCATAATATTCCACGTAACAATATCTCTCTCAGtcattctatcaaacaccttcCGTGCACACTCAAATTCCCCACAAAACGCATACATTCCCACCAACCCCGTCTCGACAAACGAATCATCCGCAAACCCCATCTTAACAACCAACCCATGAACCATCATCCCTTCATCCACCGCCTTAACTTTCCCCGCCGCCTTAAGTACAAGCGGAAAACTAAACCTATCAACCCCACTTCCTCTCTTGAGCATTTCATCAAACACATTGAGTGCCTTTCCGGGGTCTTTGGTTCTCGATAAATCTCGCAACAAGCGGTTGCATAAATGGAGTTGGAGATGGTAGAGTTGTGGGTGGTGGTGGAGTTGGGAGAGCTAAGATGGGGTGGTTCATCACTGTGGAGGGGTGTGTGTGTAAATGGAGGGAAATACAAATTAGTTTTTGAATATATTTACTATTTATAGATCTTATAttaacatttttttatttttttacttaACAATcatattaatttgattttaattttaattttgaataACTAGTTTTATATGTTTTATAACTTAGTATCGATGAATTTGAGATAAACGAGAATCGAACACACGACAGGAAAAAAGTAtttcttttttaattttattttacaaaaatagcACATTTGTCCAAATTAGTTGTCTAGTTTGATTTTCACCTGTATTTTAAGATGCACTTACTATATAACTCCGTTTTCTGTTGatttgttttaaaattttcttgTTGTGCATAAAATttttaattcattaatatttttatattatttaaaattataattaaaaattttggatcattattttattagtacatttataaataataatataaagatTTGTTGTTGTCGAGATTCGAACCTGAATATTGGATAGTGTAtagataataatataaatatttgataCTGGCGGGGTTCGAACCTGAAACTTGAGTAGCGCGTATTGTTTTAGTATTTGAATTTAAGGGTGCTGATAGTTGATTAAAAAAAAATGTACCAAATTATACTCAATTACGGTTCTGTGAACCGAAATCGAGTACAGATATATTATATCATAGTATAGTACAGATAGATCGCTCAGTCAGATTTGTACCGAACTGATAATTAAGAAGTCCGGATTTTTCTCATTTTGTAATCATCCTTAACACTTGATTTTCATGTTATATTTTATCTGTGTATTCCAGGGTAAGTTGCTCTTGCATGTTGCATCTACCCTGTAAAAGTTTGTTAATAGACAAGCATAAAACAAGCATGTAAGCAATTAAACCCTAAGCAAATTAACTAGCTAGCTATTGTTCATTTTACCATCTCAAAAATGGACAGGATATTGGTTTATTTACAATTCAAACAAGCTctctctcaaaaagaggtattAAGTTTTTTTTTTTGCTATATTTATGTTTATATATAGGCTATATAGCCCATAATGTTTTGATTGATATATGTAATCCCTAATCACTTGTTTGAAGAAAATGCTAAGATTCCCGAAATTATTCCCAAATGCTGATATGTAATATGTGTAATTGGTTactttttaataataataattgtttAAGCTTTAGTTTTGAATGGTTAACTTAGATGATGTGATCAAATGTATGACTTGGTTCATTAACTTGAACATTATGATCAAGATTTTGCCTTTTAGTTGCTAGTAAGATTGTTGGATGACGTTATAGTCATCATCCTCTGCGCGACACACACGTCGGGAGGATCTAGTAAGGGGTACCGGGGGACACGTGTCCCTCATAAAATCAAATTTTACGTTTTTTCACCATTAAAGTTTTTGAAAATATATGAAAGTGCCCCctcaaaattcaaaaatataaagggattttttcaaaatttgtccGGTGTCCTAAAATAAAATTCCTGGGCATGATCTGTCCTCCGTTCAGATTGCAGAGTGCATTTCACATTCATAAAGGCGGAAACGCTCTCTACTAGCTTCCTCTCAGCCATAAGGAAGTGAATGCAACATATGCTGCTATAGGTGTTAAAATTTAGGAGCGCTTTAAAGTATGATTGTTTTGCAGGTAAGGCTAACATTAGAGGAAGAGAATATACTCGAGGAATCCGGGAAACATGCACGAAGAGCTTTCTGGATTGGTTTTTATGTTGCCGGCATTGCTGTCAAGTTAGGTACTGTTTTCACCTCATAGCAATATATAAGAACCTTTTTCCAGTAGTGATCTTTATTATAAACATTTGATTCTGTGTTTGTGTTGAAGTTCAGAGACATTGTTGTTAGTTTCTCTTGGAGATACTATATAAATTTAGATAGGTTATGCATATGtagagaattttttttttttacctTTGATTCAATAGATCATTGAGCCAAATTGACAGTGTTTCTATGTGTCATTGTCATTGATGTCCATGTAAGCCCACCTCTTTGGCACACTGGTGTACATATGCCTTCTACATAAATTATGAGAGACAAATTTCACATCTGTGTGCTTTTTCAAAATCGAAAGTTAGATGATTTGTGCATGAGCTGAAGGACTGGGATATGAAAAAAATTGGTTGATACTTGGAGAGATATGATCCAGTCTAGGTCTTTTCTTAACAAAGTTTCTATATCTAGGTAAATTTAGCTCCAGTACCATGCAATTTACAACTGACCAGGAAAACTTGATGCCATTTAAGTGTAATTTGAATGTCAAATATTCATAACACTAATGTAATAATCTTCCATGAGATACTTGTAGAAAGTAATACACGTATTGACTCACATCTATTCCAGAACTACATTTTCTTGTTAAAACAATGGTTTATTATATTACTCTTCTTGTTAAAACAATGGTTTATTATATTACTCCTTAACTCTTATTCTAAATTAATAGGTTAAACGTCAACATTAACTGGAGTAAATTACAGTTTTGAAGATAGTCTCAGATGCTTGCGATAAAGGAATTTTAAGGATATTGTAATCTTGGAGCATTGGTGATGCTACTGATTCTTAATTGTGAAAATGTTTATTCTTGTCGCTGGTTTGTAGTGCAGCAAAATGCATTCCTGTGGTTTAGCCTTGCATCTGTGTT is a window from the Apium graveolens cultivar Ventura chromosome 1, ASM990537v1, whole genome shotgun sequence genome containing:
- the LOC141676765 gene encoding LOW QUALITY PROTEIN: pentatricopeptide repeat-containing protein At4g14820-like (The sequence of the model RefSeq protein was modified relative to this genomic sequence to represent the inferred CDS: deleted 3 bases in 3 codons) codes for the protein MLKRGSGVDRFSFPLVLKAAGKVKAVDEGMMVHGLVVKMGFADDSFVETGLVGMYAFCGEFECARKVFDRMTERDIVTWNIMIDGYCKSGLFDEVVLLLEEMKRCNIEADVKLFSTILSACGRAGNLEFGKAIHKIIVDDNVMIDYRTQSTLVTMYACCGSMDLAQDMFDKLNPKNVVASTAMVSGYSKQGQVDLARAIFGQMAKKDLICWSAMISGYAESDAPQEAIKLFGEMQDSGIYPDHVTMLSVISAGANVGALDQARWIDEFVKRNRFGDVLPINNALIDMYAKCGSLEDAREVFVHMRRKNVITWTTMISALAMHGDAINALKIFHQMKSENVEPNGVTFVGVLYACSHAGLVEEGIKLFASMVDEYGITPKHEHYGCMVDLMVRANLLREALQLIESMPFAPNVVIWGSLMSACKVHGEFELGEFAAKQLLKLDPDHDGAHVLLSNIYAKEKQWHSVGEVRQLMKHKGISKERGTSRIELNNEVHEFLTADKYHKQSDEIYTKLNEVVTDVKRIGYTPITSNVLTNLDEEEKKEAVLWHSEKLALSYGLLSRETGTCIHIIKNLRICEDCHTFMKLVSDVYKTEIVVRDRTRFHHYKNGVCSCNDYW